The following coding sequences are from one Mastomys coucha isolate ucsf_1 unplaced genomic scaffold, UCSF_Mcou_1 pScaffold9, whole genome shotgun sequence window:
- the LOC116084546 gene encoding olfactory receptor 11H6-like, with protein sequence MTSARNASHTVSHFILLGFPCRREIQIFLFSIFFMIYILTLLGNMAIVYAVHWDHRLHTPMYILLANFSFLEICYVNSDVPNMLVNFLSTTKTISFTRCLLQLYFFFSLGTTECLFLSIMAYDRFLAICRPLHYPTVMTTRFCGNLVIFCWVYGFLWFLIPVILITQLPFCGPNVIDDFLCDLGPLLALVSVCVPIPGTVLICGTMSSLLIFGTFFYIIGSYTLVLKAVMRMPSSAGSKKAFSTCSSHLAVVFLFYGSVMITYVSPGSGQAKGMQKFTTLFYSVLTPFFNPMIYSLRNKEMKDALKKVIRGS encoded by the coding sequence ATGACCTCAGCCAGAAATGCCTCCCATACTGTGAGTCACTTCATCCTCTTAGGCTTCCCTTGCCGCAGAGAAATACAgatcttccttttctccattttctttatgatttacaTTTTGACTTTGCTTGGAAATATGGCAATTGTGTATGCAGTGCACTGGGATCATCGGCTACATACACCCATGTACATTCTGCTGGCCAACTTCTCCTTCCTAGAGATATGCTACGTCAACTCTGATGTGCCAAACATGCTGGTCAACTTCCTATCCACTACCAAAACCATCTCCTTCACTCGATGCCTACTCCAGTTGTACTTCTTCTTCTCTCTGGGCACAACTGAATGTCTATTTCTCTCCATCATGGCCTATGACAGATTCCTGGCAATCTGCCGCCCACTGCACTACCCCACTGTCATGACCACTAGGTTCTGTGGAAACCTTGTCATATTTTGCTGGGTCTATGGATTCCTCTGGTTTCTTATCCCAGTAATACTCATTACTCAGCTGCCATTTTGTGGACCAAATGTGATAGATGACTTTCTTTGTGACCTCGGTCCCTTGCTGGCCCTGGTTTCAGTCTGTGTCCCAATCCCAGGCACTGTTCTCATTTGTGGCACGATGAGTTCCCTCCTCATCTTTGGCACATTTTTTTATATCATTGGTTCATATACCTTAGTGCTGAAGGCTGTGAtgcggatgccctcttctgctgggTCAAAGAAGGCATTCTCCACCTGTTCATCACACCTGGCtgttgtatttctattttatggttCAGTTATGATAACATATGTAAGCCCAGGATCAGGACAAGCAAAGGGCATGCAGAAGTTCACAACTTTGTTCTACTCAGTTTTGACTCCTTTCTTCAACCCCATGATCTACAgcctcagaaataaagaaatgaaagatgccTTGAAAAAAGTTATAAGAGGTTCTTAG